The Winogradskyella schleiferi genome has a window encoding:
- a CDS encoding DUF6095 family protein: protein MDDENRTDKDILVKGLKQMGICLLLMFAGPTLLHLTLDNKDKSLYIPLLIVSILLCILAISFLFIGINTILNSIFKKK from the coding sequence ATGGACGACGAGAACAGAACTGATAAAGACATTTTAGTTAAAGGCTTGAAACAAATGGGCATTTGCCTTCTATTGATGTTTGCTGGCCCGACGTTACTGCACCTAACCTTAGACAATAAAGATAAATCCCTTTATATTCCGTTACTTATTGTTTCAATTCTACTATGCATATTGGCGATTTCATTTTTGTTCATTGGGATTAATACCATTCTAAACAGTATTTTTAAAAAAAAGTGA
- a CDS encoding sensor histidine kinase, translating into MQERDQIISTDAERDLLIYMIIVLIVVSTLVILFFIVFQKRKNQLLKDKIEQQRKFDEELIKTQQEIQEETLKHVGRELHDNVGQLLVLATMQMKAAARTVKDEAKSKVENAAMALKESLEEVRALSKSLNSDVIFNLGFDETVKNEIKRLNKTGLIECSLSINGEKVDFENKKDEIILFRILQEFFSNTLKYAEAEHLNVTLDYQNACLAINVEDDGIGCELDNVEKGSGLINMEKRAELLNAKFKLTSQPEMGTSLSLMYPFKK; encoded by the coding sequence TTGCAGGAACGAGACCAAATAATTAGTACTGATGCAGAGCGCGATTTACTTATATACATGATAATTGTATTGATAGTAGTGAGTACTCTTGTTATATTATTTTTTATAGTCTTCCAAAAGCGAAAAAATCAACTTTTAAAGGACAAAATTGAGCAACAGCGGAAATTCGATGAAGAACTCATAAAAACGCAACAAGAAATTCAAGAAGAAACCTTAAAACACGTTGGTCGGGAATTACATGATAATGTTGGGCAATTGTTGGTGCTAGCAACTATGCAAATGAAGGCTGCTGCCAGAACCGTAAAAGATGAGGCAAAGTCTAAAGTAGAAAATGCCGCAATGGCTTTAAAGGAATCCTTGGAGGAGGTTAGGGCTTTGTCAAAATCTTTAAATAGCGATGTGATTTTTAATTTAGGTTTTGATGAAACCGTTAAAAATGAAATTAAACGTTTAAATAAAACCGGTTTAATTGAATGTAGCCTATCAATAAATGGTGAAAAGGTCGATTTTGAAAATAAAAAAGATGAAATTATTTTGTTCAGAATTTTACAGGAGTTTTTTTCAAATACCCTAAAATATGCTGAGGCTGAACATCTAAATGTAACTTTAGATTACCAAAACGCATGTTTAGCCATAAATGTTGAAGACGATGGAATAGGATGTGAGCTTGATAATGTTGAAAAGGGATCTGGGTTAATCAATATGGAAAAAAGAGCGGAGTTGTTGAATGCTAAATTTAAATTAACTTCTCAACCTGAAATGGGAACATCGCTTAGTTTGATGTATCCTTTTAAAAAGTAA